GGTGCTGGAGGCCTGGAGCCTGGTTCCTGCCCTGGGGCCTCCGTGGGCAGGTCCCGAGCCAGGGAGTCCCTGTCTCAGGGCACGTGGGGCCCTGGCAGCCATGTTGTTAGTCTCTGGCCATGGGGCTGGAGCGCTCTGCACCCAGTGcttgtggggctggagctggggtgaGGCTGGCTTGGTTACTCACGGGGCTCTGCTCGCCCACCCTCTGGGGTCCCCTCGAAGCTGTCCCTGCCCTCCAGAGTCTGCCGTGCCGTGTGTCCTGCCCTGCACCTTATGccagtgtgtggcaggggggcGCTCTGCACAGGCGAGAGGAGCAGAGGCGGCGAAAGGCCCGAAGGGAGGCGCTCGCTGCCGAGATCTTGGACAAGCACCCCCTGCAGAACAGGTACCGtccgggctgggggggctgcaccttgtgtgggggggagctcccCTGGCACCCCCCTTTATTCCTGCCTGCCGCTCCCCACCCCGCCTGGGTCTCTCCTCAAGCCGCTCTGTGCTGCTTGCCCAGGTGCTGCGGTGAAACACCCACCCTGGGGCTAGGCTGGTGAGATGCCTGTGGGTGCCCTGCCCCACGGGGGCGCTGTGGGCCTGTGGTGTTTGGCCATAGCCGCAGGGCAGAGCGAGAGGCAGAGGTGGCTCTGATTGCCAGGTGAGCCCCCCTCAGAGACCCCCAGCTTTGGGGAAAGGCCACGTTGGGTCCTGGACTTCAGAGGGGTCATGGAgtctgatcatccagtctgaccccaTGTGTCACCGGCCCCCCagtgtctccccccccctccactccccaaccGACAAGAGACCAGAATCTCCCACCTCACAGCAGGCTGGATGGGGTGGGacaaggggcaccgggggggtgggggagatggacgaggggcactggggtggggaggtggggatggatgAGGGGCACCAGGGGCTgagccctgcagtggcagggagaggGTTAAGTGAGACGCCCCCGGATAATCCTGGTGAGTGACCTGCACCCtgtgctgcagagggaggtgaccccccccccccccagggcactgCCTGTCTGACCTgcggaaattccttcctgaccccaccccTGGTGACCAGTCAAAGCCTGGGTGGGTCAGAGCAGCCAGCCAAGCAGAGCCCTTGtgatgtgtgttgggggggggggggggaaaacagacCTGTCAGTGAAGGGGGGTGACTTGGGTTTGGTTATATTGGCTGGGGCAGCTGGTAGAGtggggggtggcagagggctgcctggctgggtggccagagatcgtgtgtggcagggggctggctgagggtgtggcagggctgggtgggcacAGGGTGTGTGGTGATGGGGTTTGCTCTCGGCTGCGTGGGCCTGGAGGGGCTGGGTGACCAGAGTGGGTGCGTGGCAGGGGCTCggtggctggggggggtgcagggtgtgtgtgtaggggggtgtTTGACGTCTGCTCTCGGCTGCGTGTGGCtctaacctgccctgcccccccccctccaggtggGCTCTTTGGTTCTTCAAAAACGACAAGAGCCAGACGTGGCAGGCGAACCTGCGCCTGGTGACCAAGTTCAGCACCGCGGAGGATTTCTGGGCGTGAGTTCCCCTGGGTCCCTGCTGGCGGGGGTGTTTCAACTTCTGCAGAGGGATCTCGGGGGCTCGCCCGCCCGAGGGGGGCGACGGCAGGAGGGACTGGCTGCAGGCACGGGTATGGGGCAGCTGGTGCATGTCCCGGGGGGGGCTagcccaggagtcagggctggcctCTGCCCCGGTGCCTGCATGGGGACTTCGCTCCCGTCTGTGCCCAGGCCCCGGGGCTTGGCAGAGGAGTTGGGTTCAGTGTCTCTGACCTGCGGGGGGAGGATGTTCACTCTGCTGGGCCCCaggtggtgtgtgggggtggggggtcccaggggctTTGTGGGGGCTGCTGCACCAGATTCTTCTGTCTGGCCACTAACCCGCTCTCTCCGCGCCGGCGCCGAGCAGGCTCTACGGCCACATCCAGCTGGCCAGCAAGCTGACGTCGGGCTGCGACTACTCCCTCTTCAAGgtagggctctgcccccccccccccccggcagtgcccggCCTCGCAGCCAGGGGACACCCAGGGGTGCTGAGGAGCTCGCTGGCCCCAGAGGGTGGGAGCTCGCTGGGTCCGTCTGTGTGCCAGGGCCCAGTCGGAGGGATCCCGCCCGGCTGCCCACGGGGGGTGAGACAAGCTGAGGGGCAGCGTGAtgccgggggaggggctgtcgggcaGGCTGGGGGTGACTTTGGGGCAGGCTGGCCGCTGCCTGCGCCCCTTGACTCGGCACCTCCTTGGCCCAGGACGGGATCGAGCCCATGTGGGAAGACAACCGGAACAAGCGGGGCGGGCGCTGGCTCATCACACTGGCCAAGCAGCAGAGGCACACGGAGCTGGACCGCTTCTGGCTGGAGACGGTGAGTGCGAGTCGcacccctgcagcctgagctccccTTGTGCCccatcctgcagcccccaggctctgccctggccctgctgcccctCTGTGCAAGGGGGGCTGGATACCGGGCACAGCCTCCCCCGGTGGGGCAGGAATcctcggcagctcctcatggTCAGCCCTCCAGGGCCTCCCGGGTCCGGCGCGCCCGGCTTCTCCCAGGGGGGCCTACGGGGCTGCCGGGTTGAGCCAGCCATAGGGCAGAGTAACAGCTCCTCAAGGGCACCGCGCTGCCCCGCCTGGGGAGT
Above is a window of Emys orbicularis isolate rEmyOrb1 chromosome 8, rEmyOrb1.hap1, whole genome shotgun sequence DNA encoding:
- the EIF4E1B gene encoding eukaryotic translation initiation factor 4E type 1B isoform X1, coding for MGLERSAPSACGAGAGVRLAWLLTGLCSPTLWGPLEAVPALQSLPCRVSCPAPYASVWQGGALHRREEQRRRKARREALAAEILDKHPLQNRWALWFFKNDKSQTWQANLRLVTKFSTAEDFWALYGHIQLASKLTSGCDYSLFKDGIEPMWEDNRNKRGGRWLITLAKQQRHTELDRFWLETLLCLIGETFSPYSEDVCGAVINIRAKGDKIAVWTREAENREGVTHIGRVYKERLGLSHKVVIGYQAHADTATKSGSLTKNKFVV
- the EIF4E1B gene encoding eukaryotic translation initiation factor 4E type 1B isoform X2, with protein sequence MAAAEMGGALHRREEQRRRKARREALAAEILDKHPLQNRWALWFFKNDKSQTWQANLRLVTKFSTAEDFWALYGHIQLASKLTSGCDYSLFKDGIEPMWEDNRNKRGGRWLITLAKQQRHTELDRFWLETLLCLIGETFSPYSEDVCGAVINIRAKGDKIAVWTREAENREGVTHIGRVYKERLGLSHKVVIGYQAHADTATKSGSLTKNKFVV